One window from the genome of Halictus rubicundus isolate RS-2024b chromosome 7, iyHalRubi1_principal, whole genome shotgun sequence encodes:
- the Ggamma30a gene encoding guanine nucleotide-binding protein subunit gamma-e isoform X2: protein MDPSVLANMDKDALKKQIENMKYQASMERWPLSRSIAATRTCNTLSSKPLRDARDMVPFT from the exons ATGGATCCCAGTGTACTCGCCAACATGGACAAGGACGCGTTGAAGAAGCAGATCGAGAACATGAAGTACCAGGCCAGCATGGAACGATGGCCCCTGTCAAGAAGTATTGCCGC TACCCGTACCTGTAACACCCTCTCATCCAAGCCACTTAGAGACGCACGGGACATGGTGCCTTTTACGTGA